The following coding sequences lie in one Silene latifolia isolate original U9 population chromosome 5, ASM4854445v1, whole genome shotgun sequence genomic window:
- the LOC141657874 gene encoding G-type lectin S-receptor-like serine/threonine-protein kinase LECRK1 isoform X2 yields MNDTGNFVLKSSSNDPPVWETFNFPTDTLLPGQVWDAGKEINSRMSESNFTKGRFQLRLLPDGNLVLNTRDLATDFAYGVYYETGTNNPPDNVGKQVVYSESGDMYVLREDGSQFDLIIQPGTLVSTKDYYQRATLNYNGVLTWYSYPRASTIGSGVDWSEIQSEPDNICNRIASYGGDFDSGACGYNSICNIDDNQKPVCKCPPNYSLMDPTDIIGSCEPDFKLDVCEKFEYGVNSKYELIQLKNTNWPSGDYARLNTSSEEECKNSCLNDCFCAAVIFSGSGCWKKKPPLSNGRHGGWEPSTAWLKVGLGNATSYPNNPPGEVKYKNSVVTTGVLGGSISINFILITAIVLIIFFKHKRMQSRGYKDHKRGSLLEHDRVHKFSYRKLESAANGFKEEIGRGSFGVVYKGTITTGVNSVTVAVKKLDRTFMGADKEFTAEVNAIGLTHHKNLVRFIGYCKEEDKRLLVYEYMPNGTVADYLFGDSRPSWLARIHIAQGVARGLLYLHEECTTQIIHCDIKPQNILVDDHYNARISDFGLAKLLVLNQSQTNTAVRGTKGYVAPEWFKNKPVSMKVDVYSFGVLLLEIVCCRRCVRMEQSADERAILTDWAFDCYQSGMLDSLVNDDMEALNDWPRLERFVKVGLWCIQEDPNLRPTMQRVNQMLDGVAEVPDPPCQTSFSAIVQV; encoded by the coding sequence ATGAATGATACTGGCAACTTTGTTCTGAAAAGTAGCAGCAATGATCCTCCAGTGTGGGAGACCTTTAACTTTCCGACAGACACCTTGCTTCCTGGACAGGTTTGGGATGCAGGAAAGGAGATTAATTCTCGGATGTCGGAGTCTAATTTCACAAAAGGAAGGTTCCAGCTACGCTTGCTTCCTGATGGAAACCTTGTCCTTAATACCAGGGACTTGGCCACTGATTTCGCCTACGGTGTTTATTATGAAACTGGCACTAATAATCCACCAGATAATGTTGGTAAACAAGTGGTTTACAGTGAGTCCGGAGATATGTATGTACTTAGAGAGGATGGTTCTCAGTTTGATCTCATCATCCAACCAGGTACGTTAGTATCAACCAAGGATTATTATCAGAGAGCAACATTGAATTATAATGGTGTGCTAACTTGGTATTCCTACCCAAGAGCTTCAACCATAGGCTCAGGAGTTGACTGGTCCGAGATTCAGTCTGAACCAGATAACATATGTAATAGGATAGCATCATACGGAGGTGATTTTGATAGTGGAGCCTGTGGCTATAAcagtatttgtaatattgatgATAATCAAAAGCCCGTATGTAAATGCCCGCCTAATTACTCTCTGATGGATCCTACTGATATAATTGGGAGCTGTGAACCGGATTTCAAGCTAGATGTATGTGAAAAGTTTGAATATGGTGTGAACAGTAAATATGAGTTGATCCAACTTAAGAATACTAACTGGCCGTCTGGAGATTACGCAAGGCTTAATACTTCAAGTGAAGAGGAATGTAAGAACTCTTGTCTGAATGATTGCTTTTGTGCTGCTGTCATTTTTAGTGGTTCTGGTTGTTGGAAGAAGAAGCCACCGCTTTCAAATGGAAGACACGGTGGCTGGGAACCATCAACTGCTTGGCTTAAGGTAGGATTAGGTAATGCTACTAGTTATCCAAACAATCCTCCAGGAGAAGTAAAATATAAGAATAGTGTTGTAACTACTGGAGTATTGGGTGGCTCTATAAGTATCAATTTCATTCTTATAACCGCCATTGTTTTAATAATTTTCTTCAAGCATAAAAGAATGCAATCCAGAGGATATAAAGATCACAAGAGAGGATCTTTACTCGAGCATGATAGAGTGCATAAGTTCTCTTACAGAAAGCTTGAATCTGCTGCAAACGGGTTCAAAGAAGAGATTGGAAGAGGTTCATTTGGTGTGGTTTACAAAGGAACAATTACAACCGGAGTCAATTCAGTTACTGTAGCTGTTAAAAAGCTGGATCGAACATTCATGGGTGCTGATAAGGAATTCACGGCTGAAGTGAATGCCATTGGCCTGACTCATCACAAGAATTTAGTTCGGTTTATAGGATACTGCAAGGAAGAAGATAAGCGTTTGCTGGTATATGAGTACATGCCCAATGGTACAGTTGCTGATTATCTTTTCGGTGATTCAAGGCCAAGCTGGCTAGCCCGTATCCACATTGCCCAAGGAGTTGCTAGAGGGCTCCTGTATTTGCATGAAGAGTGTACCACTCAGATCATCCATTGTGATATTAAGCCACAAAACATACTTGTTGACGACCATTACAATGCTCGAATCTCTGATTTCGGGTTAGCTAAGCTTCTGGTTTTGAATCAAAGCCAGACTAACACAGCAGTCCGAGGGACCAAAGGATATGTTGCTCCTGAATGGTTCAAGAACAAGCCGGTGTCCATGAAAGTTGACGTGTACAGTTTTGGGGTTCTGCTGTTAGAAATCGTTTGTTGTCGAAGGTGCGTGCGTATGGAACAATCTGCAGACGAAAGAGCAATTCTTACAGATTGGGCATTTGACTGCTATCAATCTGGTATGTTGGATTCTCTTGTTAATGATGATATGGAAGCATTGAATGACTGGCCGAGACTGGAGAGGTTTGTCAAGGTTGGGCTTTGGTGCATCCAAGAAGACCCAAATCTTAGGCCGACTATGCAGAGGGTTAATCAGATGCTTGACGGAGTTGCTGAAGTTCCTGATCCCCCTTGTCAAACCTCATTTTCTGCTATTGTACAGGTTTAA
- the LOC141657874 gene encoding G-type lectin S-receptor-like serine/threonine-protein kinase RLK1 isoform X1, translating into MSLRDNCAVMKQSDPHGNPLWNTTTESSSGTATVSYGFMNDTGNFVLKSSSNDPPVWETFNFPTDTLLPGQVWDAGKEINSRMSESNFTKGRFQLRLLPDGNLVLNTRDLATDFAYGVYYETGTNNPPDNVGKQVVYSESGDMYVLREDGSQFDLIIQPGTLVSTKDYYQRATLNYNGVLTWYSYPRASTIGSGVDWSEIQSEPDNICNRIASYGGDFDSGACGYNSICNIDDNQKPVCKCPPNYSLMDPTDIIGSCEPDFKLDVCEKFEYGVNSKYELIQLKNTNWPSGDYARLNTSSEEECKNSCLNDCFCAAVIFSGSGCWKKKPPLSNGRHGGWEPSTAWLKVGLGNATSYPNNPPGEVKYKNSVVTTGVLGGSISINFILITAIVLIIFFKHKRMQSRGYKDHKRGSLLEHDRVHKFSYRKLESAANGFKEEIGRGSFGVVYKGTITTGVNSVTVAVKKLDRTFMGADKEFTAEVNAIGLTHHKNLVRFIGYCKEEDKRLLVYEYMPNGTVADYLFGDSRPSWLARIHIAQGVARGLLYLHEECTTQIIHCDIKPQNILVDDHYNARISDFGLAKLLVLNQSQTNTAVRGTKGYVAPEWFKNKPVSMKVDVYSFGVLLLEIVCCRRCVRMEQSADERAILTDWAFDCYQSGMLDSLVNDDMEALNDWPRLERFVKVGLWCIQEDPNLRPTMQRVNQMLDGVAEVPDPPCQTSFSAIVQV; encoded by the exons ATGTCCTTACGAGATAACTGTGCAGTAATGAAGCAAAG TGATCCTCATGGAAATCCTCTATGGAATACTACGACTGAATCTAGTAGCGGGACCGCTACTGTGAGTTACGGGTTCATGAATGATACTGGCAACTTTGTTCTGAAAAGTAGCAGCAATGATCCTCCAGTGTGGGAGACCTTTAACTTTCCGACAGACACCTTGCTTCCTGGACAGGTTTGGGATGCAGGAAAGGAGATTAATTCTCGGATGTCGGAGTCTAATTTCACAAAAGGAAGGTTCCAGCTACGCTTGCTTCCTGATGGAAACCTTGTCCTTAATACCAGGGACTTGGCCACTGATTTCGCCTACGGTGTTTATTATGAAACTGGCACTAATAATCCACCAGATAATGTTGGTAAACAAGTGGTTTACAGTGAGTCCGGAGATATGTATGTACTTAGAGAGGATGGTTCTCAGTTTGATCTCATCATCCAACCAGGTACGTTAGTATCAACCAAGGATTATTATCAGAGAGCAACATTGAATTATAATGGTGTGCTAACTTGGTATTCCTACCCAAGAGCTTCAACCATAGGCTCAGGAGTTGACTGGTCCGAGATTCAGTCTGAACCAGATAACATATGTAATAGGATAGCATCATACGGAGGTGATTTTGATAGTGGAGCCTGTGGCTATAAcagtatttgtaatattgatgATAATCAAAAGCCCGTATGTAAATGCCCGCCTAATTACTCTCTGATGGATCCTACTGATATAATTGGGAGCTGTGAACCGGATTTCAAGCTAGATGTATGTGAAAAGTTTGAATATGGTGTGAACAGTAAATATGAGTTGATCCAACTTAAGAATACTAACTGGCCGTCTGGAGATTACGCAAGGCTTAATACTTCAAGTGAAGAGGAATGTAAGAACTCTTGTCTGAATGATTGCTTTTGTGCTGCTGTCATTTTTAGTGGTTCTGGTTGTTGGAAGAAGAAGCCACCGCTTTCAAATGGAAGACACGGTGGCTGGGAACCATCAACTGCTTGGCTTAAGGTAGGATTAGGTAATGCTACTAGTTATCCAAACAATCCTCCAGGAGAAGTAAAATATAAGAATAGTGTTGTAACTACTGGAGTATTGGGTGGCTCTATAAGTATCAATTTCATTCTTATAACCGCCATTGTTTTAATAATTTTCTTCAAGCATAAAAGAATGCAATCCAGAGGATATAAAGATCACAAGAGAGGATCTTTACTCGAGCATGATAGAGTGCATAAGTTCTCTTACAGAAAGCTTGAATCTGCTGCAAACGGGTTCAAAGAAGAGATTGGAAGAGGTTCATTTGGTGTGGTTTACAAAGGAACAATTACAACCGGAGTCAATTCAGTTACTGTAGCTGTTAAAAAGCTGGATCGAACATTCATGGGTGCTGATAAGGAATTCACGGCTGAAGTGAATGCCATTGGCCTGACTCATCACAAGAATTTAGTTCGGTTTATAGGATACTGCAAGGAAGAAGATAAGCGTTTGCTGGTATATGAGTACATGCCCAATGGTACAGTTGCTGATTATCTTTTCGGTGATTCAAGGCCAAGCTGGCTAGCCCGTATCCACATTGCCCAAGGAGTTGCTAGAGGGCTCCTGTATTTGCATGAAGAGTGTACCACTCAGATCATCCATTGTGATATTAAGCCACAAAACATACTTGTTGACGACCATTACAATGCTCGAATCTCTGATTTCGGGTTAGCTAAGCTTCTGGTTTTGAATCAAAGCCAGACTAACACAGCAGTCCGAGGGACCAAAGGATATGTTGCTCCTGAATGGTTCAAGAACAAGCCGGTGTCCATGAAAGTTGACGTGTACAGTTTTGGGGTTCTGCTGTTAGAAATCGTTTGTTGTCGAAGGTGCGTGCGTATGGAACAATCTGCAGACGAAAGAGCAATTCTTACAGATTGGGCATTTGACTGCTATCAATCTGGTATGTTGGATTCTCTTGTTAATGATGATATGGAAGCATTGAATGACTGGCCGAGACTGGAGAGGTTTGTCAAGGTTGGGCTTTGGTGCATCCAAGAAGACCCAAATCTTAGGCCGACTATGCAGAGGGTTAATCAGATGCTTGACGGAGTTGCTGAAGTTCCTGATCCCCCTTGTCAAACCTCATTTTCTGCTATTGTACAGGTTTAA
- the LOC141657876 gene encoding ETHYLENE INSENSITIVE 3-like 1 protein: MLFEEMGNYGGEMNYFAAMPEGEAGVAHFLQDTTGVDEYSDEEIDVEELERRLWRDKMRLKRLKEQNKTKEGLVVVDGAKQRQSQEQARRKKMSRAQDGILKYMLKMMEVCKAQGFVYGIIPENGKPVTGASDNLREWWKEKVRFDRNGPAAIAKYEANHSIIGSNEGCNIIQSTPYALQELQDTTLGSLLSALMQHCDPPQRRFPLEKGIPPPWWPNGNEEWWPELALPKDHGPPPYKKPHDLKKAWKVSVLSAVIKHLSPDIAKIRRLVRQSKCLQDKMTAKETATWLAIINYEETLARRLFPDLCRLSSDGNSSCIIDSGEYDVEGTGEQTKLNVQEQRDLYNDPSKVGIMPNQIKGECVSDVDFARKRKASEQVFKRLDSQIYTCGFSECPHYEHQLGFHDRVSRDNHQLMCPFRNKSLQFIMPDIQDNQAQPVTFQPPSNNTELPLLNLHGLGIPDDGQKLIGELMSMYDYNVHDHKALFSDNVAPLGQNTMQPHLGFHHNGQSQIQARPLDQINLAPTEIQTSHQGFRLGDDNRFCLSSKTTINSTFEHNLNPNGLHSTLASPYDLPYIDFMEDMQGGSSTWYR; encoded by the coding sequence ATGTtgtttgaggaaatgggtaattATGGTGGCGAAATGAATTATTTTGCAGCAATGCCGGAGGGAGAGGCTGGTGTGGCCCACTTTCTTCAGGATACAACCGGAGTGGATGAGTACAGTGATGAGGAGATAGATGTGGAAGAACTTGAGAGGAGATTATGGAGGGATAAGATGCGTCTCAAAAGACTAAAAGAGCAGAATAAAACTAAGGAAGGGTTAGTAGTAGTAGATGGTGCCAAGCAACGACAATCTCAGGAACAAGCTCGGAGAAAGAAGATGTCGAGGGCTCAAGATGGGATCTTGAAATATATGTTAAAAATGATGGAAGTTTGCAAGGCCCAGGGTTTTGTTTATGGTATTATCCCGGAAAATGGGAAGCCGGTGACTGGGGCCTCAGACAATCTTCGCGAGTGGTGGAAGGAGAAGGTGAGGTTTGATCGGAATGGTCCTGCTGCAATAGCCAAGTACGAAGCTAATCACTCGATTATAGGGTCTAATGAAGGGTGTAATATAATTCAGTCAACTCCATACGCGTTGCAAGAACTTCAAGACACCACGTTAGGCTCTCTTTTATCGGCTCTCATGCAGCACTGCGATCCTCCTCAGAGGCGGTTTCCGTTGGAGAAGGGTATCCCTCCTCCGTGGTGGCCCAATGGGAACGAAGAATGGTGGCCTGAGTTAGCTTTGCCAAAGGATCATGGCCCACCGCCATACAAGAAGCCTCATGATTTGAAGAAGGCGTGGAAAGTTAGTGTTCTTTCGGCAGTTATCAAACACTTGTCGCCTGACATTGCCAAGATTCGTAGACTTGTGAGGCAATCGAAATGCTTGCAAGACAAGATGACTGCAAAGGAGACTGCTACATGGCTTGCCATTATCAACTACGAGGAAACATTAGCTCGACGACTTTTCCCTGATCTGTGTCGTCTGTCTTCTGATGGGAATTCTTCTTGCATAATTGACAGTGGGGAATATGACGTCGAAGGAACTGGAGAGCAAACTAAGCTTAATGTGCAAGAACAAAGGGATTTATACAATGATCCTTCAAAGGTAGGCATCATGCCGAATCAAATCAAGGGAGAGTGTGTTTCTGATGTGGATTTTGCTCGGAAGAGGAAGGCTTCCGAACAAGTATTCAAGAGACTAgatagtcagatttacacttgtgGATTTTCCGAATGTCCTCATTATGAACACCAGCTTGGCTTCCATGACAGGGTATCACGGGACAATCATCAACTCATGTGTCCCTTCAGAAACAAAAGTTTGCAATTCATAATGCCCGACATTCAGGATAATCAGGCTCAACCAGTTACTTTCCAGCCGCCCTCCAATAACACTGAATTACCCCTGTTGAATCTCCATGGCCTCGGAATTCCAGATGATGGGCAGAAGTTGATCGGTGAGCTTATGTCCATGTATGACTATAATGTCCATGACCACAAGGCATTGTTTTCCGACAATGTTGCCCCTCTGGGTCAAAACACCATGCAGCCTCATCTCGGTTTTCATCATAATGGCCAAAGTCAAATCCAAGCACGTCCTCTTGATCAAATTAACCTCGCTCCGACAGAAATACAGACGAGTCATCAGGGTTTCAGATTGGGAGACGATAATAGATTTTGCTTGTCGTCCAAAACTACTATAAACTCAACATTCGAGCATAATTTGAACCCAAATGGTCTGCACTCGACCCTGGCCTCTCCTTATGATCTCCCATATATCGATTTTATGGAGGATATGCAAGGTGGATCATCGACATGGTACAGATAG
- the LOC141657874 gene encoding G-type lectin S-receptor-like serine/threonine-protein kinase LECRK1 isoform X3: MSESNFTKGRFQLRLLPDGNLVLNTRDLATDFAYGVYYETGTNNPPDNVGKQVVYSESGDMYVLREDGSQFDLIIQPGTLVSTKDYYQRATLNYNGVLTWYSYPRASTIGSGVDWSEIQSEPDNICNRIASYGGDFDSGACGYNSICNIDDNQKPVCKCPPNYSLMDPTDIIGSCEPDFKLDVCEKFEYGVNSKYELIQLKNTNWPSGDYARLNTSSEEECKNSCLNDCFCAAVIFSGSGCWKKKPPLSNGRHGGWEPSTAWLKVGLGNATSYPNNPPGEVKYKNSVVTTGVLGGSISINFILITAIVLIIFFKHKRMQSRGYKDHKRGSLLEHDRVHKFSYRKLESAANGFKEEIGRGSFGVVYKGTITTGVNSVTVAVKKLDRTFMGADKEFTAEVNAIGLTHHKNLVRFIGYCKEEDKRLLVYEYMPNGTVADYLFGDSRPSWLARIHIAQGVARGLLYLHEECTTQIIHCDIKPQNILVDDHYNARISDFGLAKLLVLNQSQTNTAVRGTKGYVAPEWFKNKPVSMKVDVYSFGVLLLEIVCCRRCVRMEQSADERAILTDWAFDCYQSGMLDSLVNDDMEALNDWPRLERFVKVGLWCIQEDPNLRPTMQRVNQMLDGVAEVPDPPCQTSFSAIVQV, from the coding sequence ATGTCGGAGTCTAATTTCACAAAAGGAAGGTTCCAGCTACGCTTGCTTCCTGATGGAAACCTTGTCCTTAATACCAGGGACTTGGCCACTGATTTCGCCTACGGTGTTTATTATGAAACTGGCACTAATAATCCACCAGATAATGTTGGTAAACAAGTGGTTTACAGTGAGTCCGGAGATATGTATGTACTTAGAGAGGATGGTTCTCAGTTTGATCTCATCATCCAACCAGGTACGTTAGTATCAACCAAGGATTATTATCAGAGAGCAACATTGAATTATAATGGTGTGCTAACTTGGTATTCCTACCCAAGAGCTTCAACCATAGGCTCAGGAGTTGACTGGTCCGAGATTCAGTCTGAACCAGATAACATATGTAATAGGATAGCATCATACGGAGGTGATTTTGATAGTGGAGCCTGTGGCTATAAcagtatttgtaatattgatgATAATCAAAAGCCCGTATGTAAATGCCCGCCTAATTACTCTCTGATGGATCCTACTGATATAATTGGGAGCTGTGAACCGGATTTCAAGCTAGATGTATGTGAAAAGTTTGAATATGGTGTGAACAGTAAATATGAGTTGATCCAACTTAAGAATACTAACTGGCCGTCTGGAGATTACGCAAGGCTTAATACTTCAAGTGAAGAGGAATGTAAGAACTCTTGTCTGAATGATTGCTTTTGTGCTGCTGTCATTTTTAGTGGTTCTGGTTGTTGGAAGAAGAAGCCACCGCTTTCAAATGGAAGACACGGTGGCTGGGAACCATCAACTGCTTGGCTTAAGGTAGGATTAGGTAATGCTACTAGTTATCCAAACAATCCTCCAGGAGAAGTAAAATATAAGAATAGTGTTGTAACTACTGGAGTATTGGGTGGCTCTATAAGTATCAATTTCATTCTTATAACCGCCATTGTTTTAATAATTTTCTTCAAGCATAAAAGAATGCAATCCAGAGGATATAAAGATCACAAGAGAGGATCTTTACTCGAGCATGATAGAGTGCATAAGTTCTCTTACAGAAAGCTTGAATCTGCTGCAAACGGGTTCAAAGAAGAGATTGGAAGAGGTTCATTTGGTGTGGTTTACAAAGGAACAATTACAACCGGAGTCAATTCAGTTACTGTAGCTGTTAAAAAGCTGGATCGAACATTCATGGGTGCTGATAAGGAATTCACGGCTGAAGTGAATGCCATTGGCCTGACTCATCACAAGAATTTAGTTCGGTTTATAGGATACTGCAAGGAAGAAGATAAGCGTTTGCTGGTATATGAGTACATGCCCAATGGTACAGTTGCTGATTATCTTTTCGGTGATTCAAGGCCAAGCTGGCTAGCCCGTATCCACATTGCCCAAGGAGTTGCTAGAGGGCTCCTGTATTTGCATGAAGAGTGTACCACTCAGATCATCCATTGTGATATTAAGCCACAAAACATACTTGTTGACGACCATTACAATGCTCGAATCTCTGATTTCGGGTTAGCTAAGCTTCTGGTTTTGAATCAAAGCCAGACTAACACAGCAGTCCGAGGGACCAAAGGATATGTTGCTCCTGAATGGTTCAAGAACAAGCCGGTGTCCATGAAAGTTGACGTGTACAGTTTTGGGGTTCTGCTGTTAGAAATCGTTTGTTGTCGAAGGTGCGTGCGTATGGAACAATCTGCAGACGAAAGAGCAATTCTTACAGATTGGGCATTTGACTGCTATCAATCTGGTATGTTGGATTCTCTTGTTAATGATGATATGGAAGCATTGAATGACTGGCCGAGACTGGAGAGGTTTGTCAAGGTTGGGCTTTGGTGCATCCAAGAAGACCCAAATCTTAGGCCGACTATGCAGAGGGTTAATCAGATGCTTGACGGAGTTGCTGAAGTTCCTGATCCCCCTTGTCAAACCTCATTTTCTGCTATTGTACAGGTTTAA